Proteins from a genomic interval of Shewanella seohaensis:
- the cydB gene encoding cytochrome d ubiquinol oxidase subunit II yields MEFDLPLIWFGIIIFATLMYIVMDGFDLGIGILFPFIHDEDDRDVMVNTVAPVWDGNETWLVLGGASLLGAFPLAYAIVLEALTIPLLIMLLALIFRGVAFEFRFKSSAETKPFWDKAFMFGSIIATFAQGVVLGAFISGISVDGQRFSGSSFDWLSPFSLFCGFGLMLAYALLGATWLVKKCTGTLKTTMQQIAKVLAICLLMSIGIVSLWTPFVQPNIALRWFSLPNLFYFAPVPLLVLLCTKALIRALNTEDDFRPFLLTLALIFLGFSGLGISIWPHIIPPTINLWQAAAPESSLGFMLIGALIIIPLILAYTFWSYYVFRGKVTKDAGYH; encoded by the coding sequence ATGGAATTCGACTTACCCCTGATTTGGTTTGGGATCATCATCTTTGCCACACTCATGTACATAGTGATGGATGGTTTCGATCTTGGCATCGGCATCTTATTTCCCTTCATCCATGATGAAGACGATAGGGATGTAATGGTCAACACTGTCGCGCCAGTGTGGGATGGTAACGAAACCTGGCTGGTACTCGGTGGTGCTAGCCTGCTCGGCGCCTTTCCCCTCGCCTACGCTATAGTGCTCGAAGCTCTGACCATTCCCTTGCTAATCATGCTGCTCGCCCTGATTTTTCGCGGCGTTGCCTTTGAATTTAGATTTAAATCCAGCGCAGAGACCAAACCCTTTTGGGACAAAGCCTTTATGTTCGGCTCGATTATTGCCACCTTTGCTCAAGGCGTAGTGCTAGGCGCATTTATCTCAGGTATTTCGGTCGATGGACAAAGATTTAGCGGTAGCAGCTTCGATTGGTTATCGCCTTTCTCACTCTTCTGCGGCTTTGGGCTGATGCTGGCCTACGCGCTCCTTGGCGCAACTTGGTTAGTGAAGAAATGCACAGGCACTCTTAAAACGACTATGCAGCAGATCGCTAAAGTCCTCGCTATCTGCCTGCTGATGAGCATAGGAATCGTCAGTTTATGGACGCCCTTCGTACAGCCCAATATTGCTCTGCGTTGGTTTAGTCTGCCAAATCTATTCTACTTTGCGCCTGTACCTCTGCTGGTATTGCTCTGCACTAAGGCACTAATCCGCGCCTTAAATACTGAGGATGACTTCCGCCCCTTCTTGCTAACACTCGCGTTAATATTCTTAGGCTTTAGTGGCTTAGGCATTAGCATCTGGCCACATATTATTCCGCCAACGATCAACCTTTGGCAGGCGGCCGCACCAGAGAGCAGCTTAGGCTTTATGCTCATCGGCGCACTGATAATTATCCCCTTGATCTTGGCCTACACCTTTTGGAGCTATTACGTGTTTCGCGGCAAAGTCACCAAGGATGCGGGTTATCACTAA
- a CDS encoding GreA/GreB family elongation factor codes for MFYSFFSNLFQSFMLKTETYYLQNSFNTSLRPTSLAAVIAKLDQLKSEETLDKVTVGREILLVNQQDQQEYRIELVYPPRHNPRAGRYSVISDLGVSLLGRTKGEYAEVNILGKPVLFRVKDIALCKK; via the coding sequence ATGTTTTATTCTTTTTTTAGCAATCTATTTCAGTCTTTTATGTTGAAAACTGAAACCTATTACCTGCAAAACAGTTTTAATACCTCACTGCGCCCGACTTCATTAGCCGCAGTGATTGCAAAACTGGACCAGCTCAAAAGTGAAGAAACCCTAGATAAAGTCACGGTCGGACGAGAAATTTTACTGGTTAATCAACAGGACCAGCAGGAATATCGCATCGAGCTGGTGTATCCACCTAGGCACAACCCCAGAGCAGGACGCTACTCTGTGATCTCTGATCTCGGTGTCAGCCTGCTCGGACGCACTAAGGGCGAATATGCCGAAGTCAATATTCTAGGTAAACCCGTACTGTTTAGGGTGAAGGATATCGCACTTTGTAAGAAATAA
- a CDS encoding DUF2474 family protein: MTTQTSSLPKRLGWLLLIWCTSVSCLLLVSLCLKIILQGAGLTT; the protein is encoded by the coding sequence ATGACGACTCAGACTTCATCTCTACCCAAACGGCTCGGCTGGTTACTGCTGATTTGGTGCACCAGCGTCAGTTGCTTACTGCTGGTTTCCCTGTGCCTTAAAATCATCCTACAAGGTGCAGGGCTAACGACTTAA